A genomic region of Nymphaea colorata isolate Beijing-Zhang1983 chromosome 2, ASM883128v2, whole genome shotgun sequence contains the following coding sequences:
- the LOC116249079 gene encoding uncharacterized protein LOC116249079, translating to MVSQVFESMRKRAEICVGEIECQKRAIQLLDEFNIPRGLLPLDNIVEIGLVRSEGFIWIRQKKKKDHYFEQIGRSVSFAAEVTAFIEPRRMKKVTGVKAKELLLWIGVAEMLVDNSNCGNVQFKTHTGISRSFPVSAFLL from the coding sequence ATGGTTTCTCAAGTGTTCGAATCAATGAGAAAGAGGGCAGAAATCTGTGTAGGTGAGATAGAGTGTCAAAAGAGAGCCATCCAGCTCCTTGATGAGTTCAATATCCCCAGAGGACTCCTCCCTCTCGACAACATAGTCGAGATCGGGTTAGTCAGATCTGAGGGCTTCATATGGATCcgacagaagaagaagaaggaccaTTATTTTGAGCAAATTGGTCGGAGTGTTTCTTTTGCTGCAGAAGTCACGGCATTCATTGAGCCTCGACGGATGAAGAAGGTGACTGGAGTGAAGGCAAAGGAGCTCCTTCTCTGGATTGGGGTTGCTGAGATGTTGGTGGATAACTCCAATTGCGGGAATGTCCAGTTTAAGACACACACTGGGATTTCCCGATCCTTCCCTGTATCAGCATTTTtgctataa